A part of Pseudoalteromonas arctica A 37-1-2 genomic DNA contains:
- a CDS encoding M23 family metallopeptidase — protein MSVFIKSFYHKFFPARQLLIRQNGEVKHVVLASWFQLLVASLILATFVWLSISSFRVYTQTNKISDIEQSQINKQTLWQQKVSEQQALQATQLEQLAILEQKQALLQNMIESLPASISKDVIKLDTELDVPINENGNEFHEPLVDENQKGKQAQLIAPITFATRVANLNNHYEQSFNFLDNQISERHQAILAMVKGAGIESALEQHLILSAQTTAQGGPLDTFNETKIPSHFLAIVDKLLALNNLENFLTELPNTLPLAKAKYYISSSFGLRKDPMNSNHAFHKGIDLAGWHKTEIFAPADAVVLRAGRNGGYGNFIELEHKNGLVTRFGHLNKIKVKKGQSITKHDVIGLMGSTGRSTGTHLHYEVLLNGKQVNPLKITKALSRVW, from the coding sequence ATGTCAGTATTTATAAAGTCTTTTTATCATAAATTTTTCCCAGCTCGTCAGCTACTTATTCGCCAAAATGGCGAAGTTAAGCATGTTGTTTTAGCCTCTTGGTTTCAACTTCTTGTAGCATCGCTTATTTTAGCCACTTTTGTTTGGCTGAGTATTTCGAGCTTTCGTGTTTACACACAAACTAATAAAATATCTGACATAGAACAAAGTCAAATAAACAAACAAACACTTTGGCAACAAAAAGTCAGTGAACAGCAAGCCCTGCAAGCAACGCAATTAGAACAACTTGCAATACTTGAGCAAAAGCAGGCGCTACTGCAAAACATGATAGAATCCCTTCCCGCTTCGATTAGCAAAGATGTCATTAAGCTTGATACAGAACTTGATGTACCTATTAATGAAAATGGCAATGAGTTTCATGAGCCATTAGTCGATGAAAATCAAAAAGGTAAACAAGCACAGTTAATCGCTCCAATTACATTCGCAACAAGAGTGGCCAACTTAAATAATCATTATGAGCAAAGCTTTAACTTTTTAGATAACCAAATTAGCGAACGTCACCAAGCTATTTTAGCTATGGTTAAAGGCGCAGGAATTGAGTCAGCGCTTGAGCAACACTTAATATTAAGTGCCCAAACGACCGCACAAGGTGGCCCACTTGATACATTTAACGAAACAAAAATTCCAAGCCATTTTTTAGCCATCGTTGATAAGTTATTAGCATTAAATAATTTAGAAAACTTTTTAACTGAACTACCAAACACCCTCCCCTTAGCTAAAGCTAAATATTATATTTCGAGTAGTTTTGGTCTTAGAAAAGATCCAATGAATAGTAATCATGCTTTTCATAAAGGAATTGATTTAGCCGGTTGGCATAAAACCGAGATATTTGCCCCAGCAGACGCTGTAGTGCTTCGTGCCGGTCGCAATGGTGGTTATGGTAACTTTATTGAGCTTGAACATAAAAACGGCTTAGTGACTCGATTTGGGCACTTAAATAAAATTAAAGTAAAAAAAGGTCAATCAATCACTAAACATGATGTAATCGGTTTAATGGGCAGCACAGGCAGAAGTACAGGTACTCATTTACACTACGAAGTATTACTTAACGGTAAACAAGTCAATCCTCTAAAAATAACAAAGGCGCTTTCTCGTGTTTGGTAG
- a CDS encoding bactofilin family protein translates to MFGRKKQKTVSSNLKRVNHTPSIISEDVRLTGTLVSQGEVQLDGRIDGDIKAEHLVIGSTGVVEGIVEAKSVIVKGKVIGSINASEVKVQSGAHVHGDVFHDTLSIDAGAVIEGSLKQRFEKEEPELISKELKPAKEVKALLKEDGSDLSFVNKQAADKN, encoded by the coding sequence GTGTTTGGTAGAAAAAAACAAAAAACAGTTAGCTCTAATTTAAAAAGAGTAAATCACACGCCGTCTATTATTTCTGAAGACGTACGCCTTACAGGCACTTTAGTTAGCCAAGGTGAAGTACAGCTTGATGGCCGTATTGATGGCGATATAAAAGCGGAGCATTTAGTTATTGGCTCAACGGGTGTTGTTGAAGGTATTGTTGAAGCTAAAAGCGTTATTGTTAAAGGCAAAGTTATTGGGTCAATTAATGCTAGTGAAGTAAAAGTACAAAGTGGCGCTCATGTTCATGGCGATGTGTTTCACGATACATTGAGTATTGATGCAGGTGCAGTAATTGAAGGCAGTTTAAAGCAACGCTTTGAAAAAGAAGAGCCTGAACTAATTTCGAAAGAGCTTAAACCCGCAAAAGAAGTTAAAGCATTGTTGAAGGAAGATGGCAGCGACTTATCGTTTGTAAATAAACAAGCCGCTGATAAAAACTAA
- a CDS encoding hotdog fold domain-containing protein — MSNKSALVQTWHKFKRLPFGNWLFTKAVCFKAPYFGSMKPYVLDLREGHCSALVKNRRSVHNHIGTIHAIAQCNLAELCAGVMVDATVPVKTHRWIPKGMTVRYLAKVDTDVRAVAEIDLPHKWIDKEDLVVPVKLYNTRNELVFTADITMYITEKR, encoded by the coding sequence ATGAGTAATAAATCTGCACTTGTACAAACATGGCATAAATTTAAGCGCCTACCTTTTGGGAATTGGCTTTTTACTAAAGCTGTTTGCTTTAAAGCGCCATATTTTGGTTCAATGAAACCTTACGTGCTCGACCTTCGAGAAGGGCATTGTAGTGCGTTGGTTAAAAATCGTCGCAGCGTTCATAATCATATTGGAACTATTCATGCTATTGCGCAGTGTAACTTAGCTGAATTGTGTGCAGGTGTAATGGTTGATGCAACAGTGCCAGTTAAAACGCATCGTTGGATCCCAAAAGGGATGACAGTTAGGTATTTGGCTAAAGTAGATACAGATGTACGAGCAGTCGCTGAAATTGATTTACCGCATAAGTGGATTGATAAAGAAGACTTAGTAGTACCGGTTAAACTGTATAATACCCGCAATGAGCTTGTTTTCACTGCAGATATTACTATGTATATTACTGAAAAAAGGTAG
- a CDS encoding multidrug effflux MFS transporter — MQTQPAKPNMTLLLILALLVIFCPMAIDIYLPAFPTIAEQFAVTEQQVQQTVAIFMLTVGLGQLIAGPLADRFGRKPVAIVGISLYAGSALLAYYSPSFEVLMIGRALQGFGACATFVVAFAIVRDKYGSERSGQMITYLNGIVCFIPAMAPILGAWLTVQFGWRMNFMFLTAFAIVGLVVTLFFFRETRPADSHYQGHILDLRRFTPIIKTPIFLFNSLICMVAMSAILVYVTLAPGWLITHLGGTVADFTFWFTLNAVISIVASFILPTYIKRNSQRALRVGVSILVFSGVLMLALSGIETAFALMLPILIAALGFALSLGSAAGMALSSFPKQAGTASALLGAMQMSGASILVVLTQYLGLSTPWLIAFHLLLLVPLWLILMSKKAHTLHPTKSAQ; from the coding sequence ATGCAAACACAGCCCGCTAAACCTAATATGACTTTGTTACTTATCCTAGCGTTACTCGTTATATTTTGCCCTATGGCAATCGATATTTACTTACCCGCTTTTCCTACTATTGCAGAACAATTTGCAGTTACAGAACAACAAGTTCAGCAAACCGTTGCTATTTTTATGCTAACAGTAGGTTTAGGCCAATTAATTGCGGGGCCTTTGGCCGATAGGTTTGGCCGAAAGCCAGTGGCTATAGTGGGTATAAGTTTATATGCAGGCTCAGCATTACTTGCCTATTACTCGCCTTCTTTTGAAGTATTGATGATTGGACGTGCTCTTCAAGGTTTTGGAGCCTGTGCCACATTTGTTGTCGCATTTGCGATTGTGCGTGACAAATATGGTAGTGAACGAAGTGGACAAATGATCACTTACCTTAACGGGATTGTGTGCTTTATTCCGGCAATGGCACCTATTTTAGGAGCTTGGCTTACCGTACAATTTGGCTGGCGTATGAACTTTATGTTTTTAACCGCGTTTGCCATTGTAGGGCTTGTTGTTACGCTATTCTTTTTTAGAGAAACTCGTCCTGCTGATAGCCATTATCAGGGGCATATTTTAGATTTACGTCGCTTTACACCGATTATTAAAACACCAATATTTTTGTTTAATAGTCTAATTTGTATGGTCGCCATGTCGGCTATATTAGTGTACGTAACGCTCGCACCAGGCTGGCTCATTACACATTTAGGCGGCACCGTAGCCGACTTTACTTTTTGGTTTACGCTAAATGCCGTAATAAGTATTGTCGCAAGTTTTATATTACCAACGTACATTAAACGAAATAGCCAGCGCGCTTTGCGTGTAGGCGTAAGTATACTGGTTTTTTCAGGCGTTTTAATGCTCGCGCTTAGCGGTATAGAAACGGCATTTGCGCTTATGTTACCTATTTTAATTGCAGCATTAGGCTTTGCTTTAAGTTTAGGGTCGGCTGCAGGTATGGCTCTGTCGAGCTTTCCTAAACAAGCAGGCACAGCCTCGGCATTACTTGGTGCTATGCAAATGAGTGGCGCGAGTATACTCGTTGTTTTAACCCAATATTTAGGGTTAAGTACACCGTGGTTAATTGCTTTTCACTTATTATTGCTAGTTCCGCTTTGGCTTATTTTAATGAGCAAAAAAGCACATACTTTGCACCCAACTAAAAGCGCTCAATGA
- a CDS encoding LysE family translocator, with product MINPDFLVSFLLASFLMAVAPGPSNAFLMAQTFANGRSAGMQSAFGFALGGVIHTLFAVVGLSAVLKASPSAYAAVQYVGAAYLCYLGLMMIKGTLKQPEPISDDKQTDKPHISTSKKSNVMFQAMMTEVLNPKVALFFIAFIPQFVDPTLSSATFQLAFFGLLYPIFAFPIDCTYIYFGDKIAQFFRRNPNSQLWIDRITGIVFIALAINLLF from the coding sequence ATGATCAATCCTGATTTTTTAGTCTCGTTTTTATTAGCCAGCTTTTTAATGGCTGTAGCACCTGGGCCATCAAATGCATTTTTGATGGCACAAACATTTGCTAATGGTCGAAGCGCCGGTATGCAAAGTGCTTTTGGTTTTGCATTAGGTGGGGTTATTCATACTCTATTTGCTGTTGTAGGCCTAAGCGCAGTCCTAAAAGCTTCCCCAAGTGCCTATGCCGCAGTGCAATATGTAGGCGCAGCATACTTATGTTATTTGGGGCTTATGATGATTAAAGGCACGCTAAAGCAGCCAGAGCCTATATCTGATGACAAGCAAACCGATAAACCGCATATAAGTACCAGTAAAAAAAGTAATGTCATGTTTCAAGCAATGATGACTGAAGTACTAAACCCTAAAGTGGCGCTGTTTTTTATTGCATTTATTCCGCAATTTGTAGATCCAACGCTTTCATCTGCTACTTTTCAACTCGCTTTTTTTGGCTTGCTTTACCCTATTTTTGCTTTTCCGATTGACTGCACGTATATTTATTTTGGCGACAAAATTGCACAGTTTTTTAGACGTAACCCAAATAGCCAACTTTGGATTGATAGGATCACCGGCATTGTATTTATAGCCCTTGCTATCAATCTATTATTTTAA
- a CDS encoding methylglyoxal synthase: MEQKTQSLPAQKNIALVAHDGKKAALKLWCEKHKEILSKHTLYGTGTTGHLIQKTTGLDVVQLLSGPMGGDQQLGAKIAEHEIHVLIFFWDPLASQPHDPDVKALLRLAAVWNIPVACNEVSADMLLSSPLMDVELERTLPDYEKYLATRQIDL, from the coding sequence ATGGAACAAAAAACACAATCTCTTCCCGCACAAAAAAATATTGCTTTAGTTGCCCACGACGGTAAAAAAGCAGCATTAAAATTATGGTGTGAAAAGCACAAAGAAATACTAAGTAAGCACACTTTATATGGCACAGGTACTACCGGGCATTTAATTCAAAAAACCACGGGACTTGATGTGGTTCAGCTATTAAGTGGTCCTATGGGCGGCGATCAACAACTTGGCGCTAAAATAGCTGAACATGAGATACATGTTTTGATATTTTTTTGGGACCCATTAGCATCACAGCCTCATGACCCTGATGTTAAAGCACTGCTGCGTTTAGCCGCTGTTTGGAATATTCCGGTGGCGTGTAATGAGGTGAGTGCAGATATGTTATTAAGCTCACCACTTATGGATGTAGAGCTTGAACGTACATTGCCAGATTACGAAAAATACCTCGCAACCCGACAAATAGATCTTTAA
- the yegD gene encoding molecular chaperone: MFVGFDYGSSNCAMGVMSEGNVQLVPLEQGKHYLPSTLYTHHSALVVDFVAKHLHGTAHEHDFLTQRQALLNTLPRIKSDLDLQPSDETLFIGREAISEYVQFPEEGYFVKSPKSFFGATGLKQGQINFFEDIATAMILKIKQRAELSLGKTLTQTVIGRPVNFQAVGGEQSNQQAVGILERAAKRAGFKDVEFLYEPLAAGIDYESDLTQDQKVLVIDIGGGTSDCSFVQMGPSFRGNSQRDGDFLSHSGKRVGGNDLDIALSFHGLMPLLGLGSTFKSGLPLPNQAFWQACKINDVNLQSQFYSESHTRELNAQLRDVSAPELYKRLIHLQQNKQGHQLVQQGEAAKIALSSASAFDCDLSFLDSGLNKNVSVSDLAVAVESSISQIVTLAKQAISDAATTPDIIYLTGGSAQSPLIKAALSEHLGNIKMVNGDHFGSVTAGLTKWASMLYK; encoded by the coding sequence ATGTTTGTAGGTTTTGATTACGGTAGTTCTAATTGTGCTATGGGTGTAATGAGCGAGGGTAATGTTCAATTAGTACCGCTAGAGCAAGGAAAACATTACTTACCGTCTACACTTTACACTCATCACAGTGCCTTGGTTGTTGACTTTGTTGCTAAGCACTTACATGGCACAGCCCATGAGCATGACTTTTTAACACAGCGCCAAGCATTATTAAATACCTTACCTCGTATTAAGTCAGACCTTGATTTACAGCCTTCAGATGAAACCCTATTTATTGGTCGTGAAGCGATTAGCGAGTACGTGCAGTTCCCTGAAGAAGGCTACTTTGTTAAGTCCCCTAAATCATTTTTTGGCGCAACAGGTTTAAAGCAAGGTCAAATTAACTTTTTTGAAGATATCGCAACCGCGATGATCTTAAAAATTAAGCAACGCGCTGAGCTCTCTTTAGGTAAAACACTTACACAAACAGTGATTGGTCGCCCAGTAAACTTTCAAGCTGTGGGTGGTGAGCAATCAAATCAACAAGCGGTCGGTATTTTAGAACGTGCTGCTAAACGCGCTGGTTTTAAAGACGTAGAGTTTTTATATGAGCCACTTGCTGCGGGTATCGATTACGAGAGTGATTTAACTCAGGATCAAAAAGTACTCGTTATTGATATTGGTGGTGGTACGAGTGACTGCTCGTTTGTACAAATGGGCCCGAGTTTTAGAGGAAATAGCCAGCGCGATGGCGATTTTTTATCTCACAGTGGTAAACGTGTTGGCGGAAACGATTTAGATATTGCTTTGAGCTTTCATGGTTTAATGCCGTTATTGGGTTTAGGCAGTACGTTTAAATCAGGTCTACCTTTGCCTAATCAAGCGTTTTGGCAAGCGTGTAAAATTAACGATGTAAATTTACAAAGCCAATTCTATAGTGAAAGCCATACCCGAGAGCTAAATGCACAATTACGTGATGTAAGTGCACCTGAGCTTTATAAGCGTTTAATACATTTACAGCAAAACAAGCAGGGTCATCAGTTAGTACAACAAGGTGAAGCGGCTAAAATAGCACTTTCGTCAGCTAGTGCGTTTGATTGTGATTTAAGCTTTTTAGATAGTGGGCTGAATAAAAATGTATCGGTAAGCGATTTAGCTGTTGCCGTTGAGAGTAGTATTAGCCAAATAGTTACTTTAGCAAAACAAGCAATCAGCGACGCTGCGACCACGCCAGACATTATTTACTTAACAGGCGGTAGTGCACAGTCACCATTGATTAAAGCGGCTTTAAGTGAGCACTTAGGTAATATAAAAATGGTTAACGGGGACCACTTTGGTAGTGTAACTGCTGGCCTGACTAAATGGGCCAGCATGCTTTATAAATAA
- a CDS encoding DNA ligase — MFTIKYLLLIVVVLFTQCISAAQPSVLLAKVYNETKHYDVSKYLVSEKYDGVRAIWTGTQFVTRKGNIINAPSWFTAPLPNVWLDGELWTKREHFSKLSGIVRTKKPNNHDWQTITYKVFDMPDENLPFSTRYKNYNELITSLNSPHISVVVQYSFTNNEQLTEYFENITKQGGEGVMLHLASAKHSNGRSNALLKLKPYLDAEAVVIAHLPGKGKYQGMLGALRVKTAQGQVFSIGTGFSDAERSTAPEIGSTVTYRFHGLTKNGLPRFASFLRVRDSL, encoded by the coding sequence ATGTTTACTATTAAATACCTGCTTTTAATTGTTGTTGTACTTTTTACGCAATGTATAAGTGCAGCACAACCTTCTGTTTTACTGGCTAAAGTATATAACGAAACTAAACATTACGATGTAAGTAAGTATTTAGTCAGTGAAAAATATGATGGCGTAAGAGCTATATGGACTGGCACGCAGTTTGTTACTCGCAAGGGCAATATTATTAATGCGCCGAGTTGGTTTACAGCGCCATTGCCAAATGTATGGCTTGATGGTGAGCTATGGACCAAGCGTGAGCACTTTTCTAAGCTTAGTGGCATAGTAAGAACTAAAAAACCTAATAATCATGATTGGCAAACTATTACTTATAAAGTATTTGATATGCCAGATGAAAATCTGCCTTTTAGCACTCGTTATAAAAACTATAATGAGCTTATTACTAGCCTAAACTCGCCGCACATTAGCGTTGTAGTTCAATATAGCTTTACTAATAATGAGCAGCTCACAGAATATTTTGAAAACATAACTAAGCAGGGCGGCGAGGGCGTAATGCTACATTTGGCTAGTGCTAAGCACAGCAATGGCCGAAGCAATGCATTACTAAAATTAAAACCTTATTTAGATGCAGAAGCGGTTGTGATTGCGCATTTACCAGGTAAAGGAAAATACCAAGGTATGTTAGGGGCATTAAGGGTAAAAACAGCACAAGGGCAGGTGTTTTCTATTGGTACAGGGTTTAGTGATGCAGAACGTTCCACTGCACCTGAGATAGGTAGCACTGTAACGTACCGATTTCATGGATTAACAAAAAACGGTTTACCGCGTTTTGCTAGTTTTTTACGAGTAAGAGATAGTTTATAA
- a CDS encoding HAD family hydrolase: MTLEAVLFDMDGTLVDSESMHFVCWSKLLKPYGVSYLENNFCQRFSGRPTLEAAIEIKQEHNLSVSAQFLADEKYRLFGEYVITHLPPLMPFTEQTLKAVKASGLKMALVTGSAKSEAMPILKGLGFYELFDTVVTKDDVTNPKPAGDPYLLALKQINIQAGNTIAVEDTFTGVTAANNALLRVVAIANSHTKDHDFSQATYKMSNLDEFWQWVQSQL; encoded by the coding sequence ATGACATTAGAAGCAGTATTATTTGATATGGATGGCACATTAGTTGATTCAGAAAGCATGCACTTTGTATGTTGGAGTAAACTACTTAAGCCTTATGGTGTTAGTTATTTAGAAAATAATTTTTGTCAGCGCTTTTCAGGACGACCCACTTTAGAAGCTGCAATCGAAATTAAGCAAGAGCATAACTTATCAGTAAGCGCACAGTTTTTAGCGGATGAAAAATACCGCTTATTTGGCGAATATGTAATAACACATTTACCACCACTGATGCCGTTTACTGAGCAAACGTTGAAAGCTGTAAAAGCGAGTGGCTTAAAAATGGCGCTAGTAACGGGCAGTGCTAAAAGTGAAGCTATGCCAATACTTAAAGGTTTAGGATTTTATGAGCTGTTTGACACCGTGGTAACAAAAGACGATGTAACTAATCCTAAACCTGCTGGAGACCCATATTTACTGGCACTTAAGCAGATAAATATACAGGCAGGCAATACAATAGCCGTTGAGGATACATTTACCGGCGTTACGGCGGCCAACAACGCCTTGTTACGTGTTGTAGCCATTGCTAATAGCCACACAAAAGATCACGATTTTAGCCAAGCTACATATAAAATGAGTAACTTAGATGAGTTTTGGCAATGGGTGCAATCTCAACTATAG
- a CDS encoding TonB-dependent receptor yields the protein MKAMKRSTLATLINATLFSAVAGTSFSSLAAEEKTAKKSNQLEVIQVTARKRVENAQEVPVAVSALQGDNLDAYSSAGMDIRFLNAKIPSLSIESSFGRSFPRFYVRGLGNTDFDLNASQPVSLVVDEVVQENAILKGFPVFDVERVEVLRGPQGTLFGRNTPAGLVKFDTVKPSQEFDGYGSVSYGSRGAVDTSGAVGGALTDRLSARVSLLWQDKDDYIDNQAPGFEAKDEQGGYTEKAARVQFLYEGDDFTALLNYHTRDLDGSPIAFRANVIKPGTNELVDNFENDIVYQDAASRSTQQVESEGASLKLEWELKNHTITSISAWESAEIYSRADIDGGYGGFSIDDVPVAMGPDSIPFFNESADGIPDHDQLTQELRLSSNFDGDLNYQVGVFYFDEELTIENFSYDTSNNGVLNGYVRQQQDTTAWAVFGSVDYTFTDDLKVTAGLRYSDDDKDFVAYRTISPIGAGPLPPVKQNVSDDHISWDLSANYKVNDDINWYGRVANSFRAPSLQGRILFGNDVTTAESETITSYETGIKSDVLDGQGRVNATVFYYTMDDQQLTAVGGGANFNRLLNADKTTGYGFELDSQWVLSDEFNATFNLSYNKTEIKDSNLSIAAPNRPTLNITDPVVDGKVFLDGNSLPHAPEWISNFTLRYTKELADGNFFASGDISYRSKINMFLYESVEFEGKELIETGLRTGYTWSEGDYEYEVAAFVRNLFDEQQVIGAVDFNNNTGIVNEERYVGAEFKVRFF from the coding sequence ATGAAAGCAATGAAAAGATCTACGTTAGCTACCCTAATCAATGCAACGTTGTTCTCTGCAGTAGCAGGTACTTCATTTTCTTCTTTAGCTGCTGAAGAAAAAACAGCTAAAAAAAGTAATCAACTAGAAGTTATTCAAGTAACAGCTCGTAAACGTGTAGAAAACGCTCAAGAAGTACCAGTAGCAGTATCTGCTCTACAAGGTGATAACCTTGATGCGTATAGCTCAGCTGGTATGGATATTCGTTTTTTAAATGCGAAAATTCCAAGTTTATCTATTGAATCTTCATTTGGTCGTTCATTCCCACGCTTTTACGTTCGTGGTTTAGGTAATACCGATTTCGATTTGAATGCATCACAACCAGTATCACTTGTTGTTGATGAAGTCGTTCAAGAAAATGCAATTTTAAAAGGCTTCCCAGTATTTGATGTTGAACGCGTAGAAGTATTACGTGGACCACAGGGAACTTTATTTGGACGTAACACGCCAGCTGGCCTTGTTAAGTTTGATACTGTTAAACCAAGCCAAGAATTTGATGGTTATGGCTCTGTTTCATATGGTAGCCGTGGCGCTGTAGACACAAGTGGTGCTGTAGGTGGTGCTTTAACTGACCGTTTATCTGCTCGTGTTTCATTATTATGGCAAGATAAAGACGATTACATTGATAACCAAGCTCCAGGCTTTGAAGCTAAAGACGAGCAAGGTGGTTACACTGAAAAAGCGGCACGTGTTCAGTTTTTATATGAAGGCGATGATTTTACTGCTTTATTAAACTATCACACACGTGATTTAGATGGCTCGCCTATTGCCTTTCGTGCAAACGTAATTAAACCAGGTACTAATGAGCTTGTAGACAACTTTGAAAACGATATTGTTTATCAAGATGCAGCATCTCGTTCTACTCAACAAGTAGAATCGGAAGGTGCAAGCTTAAAGCTTGAGTGGGAACTTAAAAACCACACAATCACGTCTATCTCCGCATGGGAAAGTGCTGAAATATATTCGCGTGCCGATATCGATGGTGGCTACGGCGGCTTTTCAATAGATGATGTTCCTGTTGCTATGGGGCCTGATTCTATTCCATTTTTTAATGAAAGTGCGGATGGCATTCCAGATCACGACCAGTTAACGCAAGAGCTACGTTTATCTAGTAACTTTGATGGTGATTTAAATTATCAAGTAGGTGTATTTTACTTTGATGAAGAGCTAACAATTGAAAACTTTAGTTATGACACTTCAAATAATGGTGTTTTAAATGGTTATGTTCGTCAGCAACAAGATACAACTGCTTGGGCTGTATTTGGCTCAGTAGATTATACCTTTACAGATGATTTAAAAGTAACCGCAGGTCTTCGTTACTCTGACGATGATAAAGATTTTGTAGCTTACCGTACTATAAGCCCAATTGGTGCCGGTCCGTTACCACCTGTTAAACAAAATGTGAGCGATGATCATATTAGCTGGGATTTATCAGCAAACTATAAAGTTAACGACGATATTAACTGGTACGGCCGCGTAGCTAACAGCTTCCGCGCACCGAGTTTACAAGGTCGTATTTTGTTTGGTAATGATGTAACGACTGCTGAATCAGAAACAATCACTTCTTACGAAACTGGTATTAAATCAGACGTGCTAGACGGGCAAGGCCGTGTTAATGCCACTGTGTTTTACTACACAATGGATGACCAGCAACTTACCGCTGTTGGTGGTGGTGCTAACTTTAACCGCTTGCTTAATGCTGATAAAACAACAGGCTATGGTTTTGAACTAGACTCGCAGTGGGTATTAAGTGACGAATTTAATGCTACATTTAACTTAAGCTACAATAAAACTGAAATCAAAGATAGCAATCTAAGTATTGCAGCTCCTAATCGTCCAACGTTAAATATTACAGACCCTGTAGTAGACGGTAAAGTATTTCTTGATGGTAATAGCTTACCGCATGCTCCTGAGTGGATCTCTAACTTTACGCTTCGCTACACTAAAGAACTTGCCGATGGTAACTTCTTCGCAAGCGGTGATATTTCTTATCGTAGTAAAATCAATATGTTCCTTTACGAATCAGTAGAGTTTGAAGGTAAAGAGCTTATTGAAACAGGTTTGCGTACAGGTTACACATGGTCTGAAGGCGATTACGAATACGAAGTAGCCGCTTTTGTTCGTAACTTATTTGACGAGCAACAAGTTATTGGAGCTGTAGACTTTAATAACAATACGGGTATTGTTAACGAAGAACGTTACGTAGGTGCTGAGTTTAAAGTTAGATTTTTCTAA